A stretch of Christensenellaceae bacterium DNA encodes these proteins:
- a CDS encoding corrinoid methyltransferase, which translates to MSVYDDLSMYVQQGRVNNIKDTIASELEKGSNPKDLLQNGLLAGMAIVGDKFKNNQVFVPEVLIAARAMQSGIDALAGALADEKLETKGKVVLGTVKGDLHDIGKNLVKIMMESKGLDVIDLGVDVSAEKFVETALANDAQIIACSALLTTTMAVMKQVVDLLTEKGLRGQIKVMVGGAPVTEDFKNKIGADYYTADASSASDVALSVYQ; encoded by the coding sequence ATGAGCGTATATGACGACCTGAGCATGTATGTCCAACAGGGGCGTGTCAATAACATAAAGGATACCATTGCCTCAGAGCTTGAAAAGGGAAGCAATCCTAAGGACTTGCTCCAGAATGGATTGCTTGCCGGTATGGCGATTGTAGGCGATAAATTTAAAAACAATCAGGTTTTTGTTCCTGAGGTGCTGATTGCGGCGCGTGCGATGCAATCGGGCATTGACGCTCTCGCCGGCGCGTTGGCAGATGAAAAATTAGAAACGAAAGGCAAGGTTGTACTGGGAACCGTGAAAGGTGACCTGCACGATATAGGCAAGAACCTGGTCAAAATCATGATGGAAAGCAAGGGGCTGGATGTCATCGATTTGGGCGTAGACGTATCGGCTGAAAAGTTTGTGGAAACCGCCTTGGCCAATGATGCGCAGATTATTGCCTGCAGCGCCCTGCTTACAACCACGATGGCCGTTATGAAGCAAGTGGTCGATTTATTGACAGAAAAAGGCCTGCGAGGGCAGATCAAAGTGATGGTAGGCGGCGCGCCGGTAACGGAGGATTTTAAAAATAAAATCGGCGCTGATTATTATACTGCGGATGCATCCAGCGCAAGCGACGTCGCGTTGTCGGTTTATCAATAA
- a CDS encoding copper-translocating P-type ATPase: MQKETILNIKGMNCAACSASVEGALSRVDGVIYASVNLAANSAVVVSENKVTEEELIAAVDKAGFGASVSRDGQMITQDEHRFHKWEIALAIVCGMIVMYIGMGAHWNWPLPDFFSPSAQPMNYALIQLIITVPVIFAGRSFFINGMKALLKGHPTMDTLVMLGTGSALVYSIVMTCFIPSDAHAVHSLYYESAAVVVALVLLGKYLEESSKNRAKSAISNLASLVPQDAVIIKDGKEQKIKATQVKRGDIVLVSVGQRIPVDGIVKEGQASVDESTLTGESLPVFKETDSKVSGGTLVADGVLHIEATNVGSNTAISQVVKLVVQAQQKKAKISRLADKIASVFVPTVTGIAILAAVIWAITGKDANFVVNIFVSVLVVACPCALGLATPIAVMVGTGRGAQMGILFRGGDVVETTGAIDTVLMDKTGTITKGQLHVTNVVADNGDEETLIRLAATAEYGATHPIAKAIIDYAKFMEIEPRKPENIKNVAGRGVIAQTKQGEIVIGTKEFMDLQNIPTEESRTPGTTRVYVAFNGNMLGVIALADEIKDDAASTVRLLHHAGIETVMITGDNEKAANQIAAQAGIDRFVAGVLPEGKAAEVQKEKDQGKKVAFVGDGINDAPALATADVGISVFGGTDVAADSSGIILMKDDTDSIAQSILLSRRIMRTIKQNLFWAFIYNVIGIPIAAGVWYAFGGPTLTPMFAGLAMAFSSVCVVLNSLRLSVYKKKKSAD, from the coding sequence ATGCAAAAAGAAACTATTTTGAATATCAAGGGCATGAATTGCGCGGCTTGCTCCGCTTCAGTGGAAGGCGCGCTTTCTCGCGTTGATGGGGTGATTTACGCCAGTGTCAACCTGGCAGCCAACAGTGCGGTGGTGGTATCTGAAAATAAGGTTACGGAGGAGGAACTGATTGCTGCTGTCGATAAGGCCGGATTCGGAGCGTCGGTATCAAGGGACGGGCAAATGATCACGCAGGACGAGCATCGCTTCCATAAATGGGAGATCGCGCTGGCAATCGTATGCGGCATGATCGTCATGTATATCGGTATGGGGGCGCATTGGAACTGGCCTTTGCCGGACTTTTTTTCGCCCTCCGCACAGCCGATGAATTACGCGCTGATCCAGCTTATCATTACCGTTCCTGTTATTTTCGCGGGTAGGAGCTTCTTTATTAACGGTATGAAAGCGCTGTTAAAAGGACATCCGACAATGGATACCTTGGTTATGCTGGGAACAGGCAGCGCTCTCGTATACAGCATCGTGATGACGTGCTTTATCCCATCTGATGCACATGCGGTGCACAGTCTCTATTATGAGAGCGCGGCGGTCGTTGTAGCGCTGGTGCTTTTAGGAAAGTACCTGGAAGAAAGCAGCAAGAACCGTGCCAAAAGCGCGATTTCCAATCTTGCCAGCCTGGTGCCGCAGGACGCGGTGATAATAAAGGACGGTAAGGAACAGAAAATAAAGGCGACGCAGGTGAAGCGAGGAGATATTGTACTCGTCAGCGTGGGTCAGCGAATTCCGGTGGACGGCATTGTAAAGGAAGGGCAGGCCAGCGTGGACGAATCTACGCTTACCGGAGAAAGCCTGCCGGTTTTTAAAGAAACAGATTCCAAGGTTTCGGGCGGTACGTTGGTTGCTGACGGCGTATTGCATATCGAGGCAACGAATGTGGGGTCGAATACGGCGATTTCCCAGGTTGTGAAACTGGTGGTACAGGCGCAGCAAAAGAAAGCGAAAATCTCTCGCTTGGCGGACAAAATAGCATCTGTTTTTGTGCCGACGGTAACGGGTATCGCGATTCTCGCGGCAGTGATTTGGGCGATTACCGGCAAGGACGCTAATTTTGTCGTTAATATTTTCGTATCGGTACTGGTCGTTGCCTGTCCGTGTGCGCTTGGGCTTGCGACCCCGATTGCAGTGATGGTTGGAACGGGACGCGGCGCGCAAATGGGCATTCTCTTCCGTGGAGGCGACGTTGTGGAGACGACTGGCGCGATTGATACGGTGCTCATGGATAAGACGGGAACCATTACAAAAGGACAGTTGCACGTAACGAATGTAGTTGCGGACAATGGGGATGAAGAGACGCTCATCCGCCTCGCCGCAACTGCGGAATACGGCGCAACTCATCCGATCGCCAAAGCGATTATTGACTATGCGAAATTTATGGAGATCGAGCCGCGAAAACCGGAAAATATTAAAAACGTTGCCGGACGGGGCGTTATCGCGCAGACGAAGCAGGGAGAGATCGTCATCGGTACCAAGGAATTCATGGATTTACAGAATATTCCGACGGAAGAATCACGCACGCCGGGAACAACGCGTGTTTATGTGGCGTTTAATGGTAATATGCTCGGCGTTATTGCGCTCGCGGACGAGATTAAGGATGACGCGGCGAGTACGGTACGTTTGTTGCATCATGCAGGGATTGAGACCGTAATGATTACCGGAGACAACGAAAAGGCTGCTAATCAGATTGCCGCGCAAGCGGGGATCGACCGCTTTGTCGCGGGAGTGCTGCCTGAAGGAAAGGCGGCGGAAGTCCAGAAAGAAAAGGATCAAGGCAAGAAAGTGGCTTTCGTCGGCGACGGTATCAACGATGCGCCGGCGCTTGCTACGGCGGATGTCGGAATCTCTGTTTTTGGCGGTACGGACGTCGCGGCGGATTCATCGGGGATCATATTGATGAAAGATGATACGGACAGCATCGCGCAAAGCATTCTGCTTTCGCGGCGGATTATGCGTACCATCAAGCAAAACCTGTTTTGGGCGTTTATTTATAACGTAATCGGCATTCCGATTGCGGCGGGCGTATGGTATGCTTTTGGCGGGCCGACGCTTACGCCGATGTTCGCAGGATTGGCGATGGCGTTTTCATCCGTATGCGTTGTGCTTAATTCGCTGCGGTTATCAGTATATAAGAAAAAAAAATCTGCTGATTGA
- a CDS encoding ACT domain-containing protein, whose amino-acid sequence MQEGNYAVGKLQDRRDIGKMIPGDTFCSITVTSEEVSVVCEKNKIPPCRELQDGFSLLKIEGVLDFSLTGILAGVSDILAQAQIPIFCISTYNTDYILVRNESLEKAVQALQAQGIGIIRQPHT is encoded by the coding sequence GTGCAAGAGGGAAACTATGCTGTGGGGAAACTGCAGGACCGCAGAGACATCGGAAAGATGATTCCTGGCGATACGTTTTGCAGTATTACTGTAACATCGGAAGAGGTTTCGGTGGTGTGCGAAAAAAATAAAATACCGCCGTGCAGGGAGCTGCAAGACGGATTTTCGTTGTTGAAGATTGAGGGTGTATTGGATTTTTCGCTGACCGGTATTCTTGCCGGAGTCAGCGATATTCTGGCGCAGGCGCAAATACCGATCTTTTGCATTTCGACCTATAATACGGATTATATTCTGGTGCGGAATGAAAGCCTTGAAAAGGCGGTACAGGCTTTGCAGGCGCAGGGTATAGGGATCATCCGCCAACCACACACGTAA
- a CDS encoding glycyl-radical enzyme activating protein, producing MALQGKIYNIERYHIHDGDGIRTNIFMKGCGLSCPWCCNPESQSFGNDLAVSMHKCVGCGRCISACPVHAISIQDGNIVTDHKKCTSCGVCVKRCFHDARTLFGQDMTVKEVMEEIRRDQAYYVRSGGGVTFSGGEPSLQADFVNECMRLCKLEFINTAMETCGGAPSDKMLKAAEYADTILYDIKTFDDDKFQKFSSFSLRQVLDNVKLLRERGKYIILRCPIIPSFNKTPEHIDRVIDLALENGIHRIDVLPFHQLGSYKYKALGKSYELSELPTLEKSSVAELAWRIENASLTCVVGG from the coding sequence ATGGCGTTGCAAGGAAAAATCTATAATATCGAGAGATACCATATACATGACGGAGACGGAATACGGACCAACATTTTCATGAAAGGCTGCGGTCTTTCCTGTCCATGGTGCTGCAATCCGGAATCCCAGTCGTTCGGAAATGATTTAGCCGTGAGTATGCATAAATGCGTAGGCTGCGGCAGGTGTATTTCCGCCTGCCCTGTCCATGCTATTTCTATACAGGATGGCAATATTGTTACAGACCACAAAAAATGCACATCCTGCGGCGTCTGCGTCAAACGGTGCTTTCACGATGCGCGGACCCTGTTCGGACAGGATATGACCGTGAAAGAAGTCATGGAAGAAATACGCAGGGACCAGGCCTATTATGTACGTTCGGGCGGCGGCGTCACTTTTTCCGGCGGGGAACCCTCCCTGCAGGCGGATTTTGTCAACGAATGCATGCGCTTATGCAAGCTGGAGTTCATCAATACCGCTATGGAAACATGCGGCGGCGCACCCAGTGATAAAATGCTGAAAGCCGCCGAATATGCAGATACTATCCTCTACGACATCAAGACTTTTGACGATGATAAGTTCCAAAAATTTTCCTCGTTCTCTTTGCGGCAGGTACTGGATAATGTAAAATTGCTGCGTGAGCGCGGCAAATATATCATTTTAAGATGTCCGATTATTCCGTCTTTCAATAAAACGCCGGAGCATATTGACCGCGTCATCGATTTGGCTCTTGAAAATGGTATCCACAGGATTGACGTGCTACCTTTCCATCAGCTTGGCAGCTACAAATATAAGGCGCTCGGAAAATCATATGAGCTTTCGGAACTTCCTACTCTTGAAAAAAGCAGCGTTGCCGAGCTCGCATGGCGTATTGAGAACGCCAGTCTTACGTGTGTGGTTGGCGGATGA